The Rhinoraja longicauda isolate Sanriku21f chromosome 25, sRhiLon1.1, whole genome shotgun sequence genome has a window encoding:
- the LOC144605869 gene encoding uncharacterized protein LOC144605869 yields the protein MRLQLKFLNGDSLQLDVDPSIQVSVLKEKIHQATQVPRIQQRLMVQNGQQVELLDDSRLCDYNLPPDPTIMLLIRKDECMQIFLLNDKGKTTTYDVLPSESVREFRKKVQRQEGVTPEQQRLVFESKQLEDGRLLSDYNITSHSTIQLLLRLRGG from the coding sequence ATGAGACTCCAGTTGAAGTTTTTGAACGGCGACTCTTTGCAACTGGATGTCGACCCTTCCATCCAGGTGTCGGTTCTCAAGGAGAAAATACACCAAGCAACTCAGGTGCCTAGAATCCAACAGCGCCTGATGGTGCAAAACGGGCAGCAGGTGGAGCTTCTGGACGACAGCCGGCTGTGTGACTacaacctcccccccgaccccacaATCATGCTGCTGATCAGGAAGGATGAATGCATGCAGATATTCCTCCTCAACGACAAGGGGAAAACGACGACCTACGACGTGCTGCCTTCTGAGTCCGTGCGGGAGTTTAGAAAGAAAGTACAACGGCAGGAAGGGGTCACGCCCGAACAACAGCGCCTGGTATTTGAGAGCAAGCAACTGGAAGATGGCCGGTTGCTCTCCGATTACAACATCACGTCTCACTCCACCATCCAGCTCCTGCTCCGTCTACGCGGTGGTTAA